A single window of Desulfobacterales bacterium DNA harbors:
- a CDS encoding beta-ketoacyl-[acyl-carrier-protein] synthase family protein, whose amino-acid sequence MSSPVVISGIGMVTPLGAGKEIFARKLFKGDCGISPIAAFDTSPFASKLGAAVNDFTPRDFISTKNLRKMDRISAMAAASARMALDDAGVGIDAANRDRTGIVLGTAFGSTEVAVQFAGVLFTQGPGMASPLLVPNTVMNAPAGHTSIELGFRGINSTVNHREASAETAIAYAATEIRRGRADVMLAGGTDIMSEFFFRILTNFKALSPVNGGPEGARPFDTLRNGPVVGEGAGVVCLEARTRAEARGAEPYCEIAGWGLSSAPAPPTDWPSDPRGPVLAMTRALESAGIAPGDIDYVSAAANGGIRLDALEAEALSIVFGSTAGKPVIGSIKGAVGESFSSGGIRTAAMALSIKAGCIPPTVGLKDPLSPLGFVRDKKKDIPIKFGLVNGFSSGGTFVTLVLKKII is encoded by the coding sequence ATGAGTAGCCCCGTGGTCATATCCGGCATCGGCATGGTGACCCCCCTGGGCGCCGGAAAGGAGATTTTCGCGCGCAAGCTCTTTAAAGGCGACTGCGGCATTTCCCCGATTGCGGCTTTTGATACGTCCCCTTTTGCGTCCAAACTGGGGGCGGCCGTAAATGATTTTACCCCCAGAGATTTCATCTCCACAAAAAACCTCCGCAAGATGGACCGGATTTCCGCTATGGCGGCCGCATCCGCCAGGATGGCCCTGGATGATGCCGGGGTCGGCATAGATGCCGCCAATCGGGATCGGACGGGGATCGTCCTGGGCACCGCCTTCGGCAGCACTGAGGTCGCGGTCCAGTTTGCCGGGGTTCTATTTACCCAAGGCCCGGGGATGGCTAGTCCCCTTCTGGTGCCGAATACCGTGATGAACGCGCCGGCCGGACATACTTCCATCGAGCTTGGGTTCAGGGGGATCAATTCCACCGTGAATCACCGTGAGGCTTCGGCCGAGACCGCCATCGCCTATGCGGCAACCGAAATCAGAAGGGGGCGTGCCGATGTCATGCTGGCGGGCGGAACGGATATTATGTCAGAATTCTTCTTCAGAATCCTGACGAATTTCAAGGCCCTTTCCCCGGTAAACGGCGGGCCCGAGGGGGCGCGTCCCTTTGACACCTTGCGAAACGGACCGGTGGTCGGCGAAGGTGCCGGGGTGGTATGCCTTGAGGCCCGGACCCGGGCCGAAGCCCGGGGGGCCGAGCCTTATTGTGAAATCGCCGGATGGGGCCTGAGCTCGGCGCCGGCCCCGCCCACCGACTGGCCGTCAGACCCCCGGGGACCGGTGCTGGCGATGACACGGGCGCTTGAATCCGCCGGCATCGCCCCCGGCGATATCGATTACGTCTCAGCCGCTGCCAACGGCGGCATTCGGCTGGACGCCCTTGAGGCCGAGGCGCTTTCCATCGTATTCGGCAGCACGGCCGGCAAACCGGTTATCGGCTCCATTAAAGGGGCTGTCGGCGAAAGTTTCTCATCAGGGGGGATAAGGACCGCGGCCATGGCTTTATCGATAAAAGCGGGGTGCATTCCGCCCACCGTCGGCCTTAAAGATCCCTTGAGTCCGCTGGGGTTTGTCAGGGATAAAAAAAAG